The Lineus longissimus chromosome 10, tnLinLong1.2, whole genome shotgun sequence genome segment GAAGATACCACGGCGAAGCAAGATCGGGGAGTATCACGGAATAGCTAGATCAAGCTGTGCTGACACGTGGCCAAATGTACAGCCTTTACAAAATCTTTGCAATATCTCACTAGGTCTAAACCTGAACTTtacagtagacctcagatgagctgctaaaCCAGTGTTACAATTGGAGCATTTTCACCTGTACCCATTCATACACCTGGATGGAGTGAGGCAAGTTAGACAAAGACACCTGCCCAAAGTCTCACACCAATTGTGaggattgaaccagggacctcttaaACACTAGTCAAGAGTCTGAGCCAATACGCTACAGTGGCTGTACATGACCTACCTAAGCCGACGTCAGCCTCCTGTATCATACTGACATCATTAGCACCATCCCCGATAGCAGCGGTCACTGGCTGGGCTTTGCTATGCTTCACAAGTCGCACCACCTGAAAGTGGACGTTAGATCAATTTGTGGAAAAGTACAATGTAAATGATAACAGCTACAAATGGCTGTAGATAGTCGAGGTCAGGGTGGGCGAAAGAGCAAAATCCTGCCACCTCAAGATTTGCTCTTTTGCCCACCATGCATCACTCAGAAGGACCTTGGGATACCAAAGTATTTTGCAAGAGAATTCCCAGGAGAAGCATCATGTAAGACTGAACTTGCCTCAGCTTTCTGTAAAGGTGTCATTCTACAGCACAACACGGCCATGCACTTCTGACACACGGTCAGAAAGAGGTCGCCATAGTCGTGTAGGACGTGAGCAAGACTTATGCCGTCGATGACGAGGACGTGTTCCACTATTCCACCGGCATCTGACATCCTGAAATAGAAAGGATTTCAGAATGAAGTCAATTGGTCACCTGACATTAGAGACAGCTTTAAAACACCTTGCTGGAATGTAGCGTGACTGGATGGCAATATGACGATGGTGTTAAAAATGAGGAGGCTTATGAGATAGCACCAGATGGGAACAGATTGCGGAGGATATTGGAGGGAATGGGGCCAGAACTGTTGTCAGAGCCATTATGGAGGATATTGCCAGAGCCATGCCATGGAGGATGTTTCCAGAGCCATGCCATGGAGGATATTGCCAGAGCCCTGCCATGGAGGATATTGAGAGAGGGGGGCGAGAGCTCTTGCAAGAGCCATCACCCATCTGACGTGTCAACAGAGTACAGAACACAAAACAGAGGAATAATATTCAACTCACTTCATTTGGAACTGTTTCAAGAGCTGTTCACACTCCAGAGCATTCTCCTGCTTGGTCAGCCTCAGTTCGACCATCCCCTGCTTGAAATGACCTGCAGAGTAACTGATATTGACGGCTGTTTCCTCCTTATCACCTGTCAGGACCCAGACCTTGATTCCCGCCCGCCTCAGCGCCTGGATTGTCATCGGTACGCCATCCTGGAGGCGGTCCTCCACCGCTGTTGCACCCAGGAGGTGGAGGTTCTGCTCGACCTCATCGTAGATCTCAGACAGCTGGAAATAACGtaggaaaattcaaaatttggagGACTGGAGAACACAGGGTATTATTGGACGCCCATCTTGAATTATCTCGGACATTTTAAAACTTCGGAATATTACCTTCTTTTCTCGATTTTCCAATGTTTTCTTCGCCTCTGTCAACTTTTCGTTGAAATGTTCAAACTCGTCTGGACTCAGGCGGCGGTGGGCAATGACGAGAGTACGCAGACCGACCATAGCGTACTCGTTAACGTGATGTAACGTGGCCTCCTTCGTGCCGGAGGTGCAACGCTGCAGGAGGGAGGACTCGGCTCCCTTGCACAGGAGGATGATCTCACCTGGAAatgaatcaaatcaaaatcgaaAACGATTAAAGCAAATCCTGGGAGACACATCGAATACACTATGAGGGCAATTCAACAATAATAAGATAGTGCATCAAAagctgaagaaaacaaaatctgCTTCTTGATGAAAGCAGACAGATTTATCACAAAATCTTTACTCTGAGATTTATCTTAATTCATATAAACCTACCATCTGGGTTCTGAATAATGACACTCATACACTTCCTATTAGCATCAAAGTCGAGCACATAGAGAACTTTGTAGCGACGGGTATCCTCTTTGAAGCTGACCACGTGCTCCGTGTCCTTGGTACCGTGGAATACTATGCCATACCTGGAAGAGCAAAGGAAAGGAAAGTTATTATAATCATGATATCAATTCACTTAATGTTAAAAATATATCATATGTCGGATCCTATCTTGACTTGTTTTGCACAGATGTGAcatcaactgaatattaaaGGTCTGGCCATAAAGTCTTATTGTTAAACTACcgagtgtatttcaaaggcgcctgagagttggtgaaatttttcaccaaatttgggcgctttagaaatatcatatttgatttgatttgattgaagTACCTCCGGCAGGCCTCTACAAAGGCCTTCTCATCCGGCGACGAGGCCTGGTATTCGTACTCCATCCCCTGTCCTGCAGGATTCTGGCCATATGAGGTGCCATTCTGGACGACCTCCTGCCGGTCGACGCGCACCGTGTGGCAGAGGACCAAGACTTCAAGGAACTCCATAATCTCGTCCTGCAGAGAAACGGAAAATGGTGTAAAGAAAATCGAAGTGACTGAAATGAGGGACTGATAAGGGAAAGTCTcgaagttagatttttccgacATCAGATATTaacttaaaggggaactataggtAGGACCAAGGGGTCAAACTGATAGTCTTCAGGAGACTAGCATACCCACAGTTAGAGCCTACAAATACAATGCATGCCAAATTTTGTTGCATTTGCATGCTTAATAGTATTGACCTTGAAGCCATTAAAGACTGTTTAATACTCATTTCAAATGCTAGTGCAAGAGATCAGCTACAAAACCAAATCAGACAACAGAAAAAGAGGCTTAAAATGCATATTGCTTAAACTTTGCAGAAATGTGAATTAACATTGAAAGCATACCGACAGAATATTTGATTAAATAttaaaagatatacatgtacatgaatgtataaTATCAAAGTCGAAATTGCATTGTGGGAATCTAAGCTAAAATCGAGCGATTGCTTTCGCTGCGATTCGCgatgttgccatgacaacaagACAATTGATTATGATTTCTAACGCGACAAGGCAATATTTAGTGGAAGAATTCAACACATTACATCCCTGGAGGAGCATCGCTTGATTAGATATGACTAACAGAGTTGACTGCCAAAAGTTACACACACACTCGCATTATGTTATGCACCACACCACTTCAATATCATAAAAGACAGGAACTGTAGCATAAAACACGGAAATGGTGTAAGTTGCAGAAAGCTAGGAAAAACATGGGTGTGTGCAGAAGACCCCATCGTAAACAGTTCAGGTTTATACCCAAACCTTTCGGATTCATATGTGGGAAATGAgcaggccattttgaaaaaatatccaaACTTGACAACTTTGAAAACTGGGCATTGTATTGACGTGGCAAATTTcttgattgtgaaaaaaatttaataACTGATTTCTCGTCTCTTCTTCTCTGTGTAGTAAAGGAAACGTGCATTACTTCAATGTATCGAGAAACAAACATAACAGGAAAAAAATTCATCCAAAACATATATATTTACATCAATTCCATCTAGCTGACTAGGAACATTCAAATTCTGGAAAGTAAACAAACATCGAGATGTTGAGCATGCAGGACAACAAAAATCACCCAtactggtaaccatggcaacaaatgGACCCCATGGAAATGGTTTCTATGGAAACCGAGTATCAATGGCAACAGCTTCTTGGAATTTGGACAAATTACTGATTTCTGATTTCTAAAGAGGGTAGGGCCGAGTTCTTGAGGAGAGGGTGATGAAGTGTCTCCCCCAATTTCTGAAAAGATTCCTGGGTTTCTTTTCGAGGGGATAATAATGGATGGAAGAATAAACAATGAGACTATACAAAATAAAGGAGAAATGGAATTTTAAAAAACTGATAAACTGACATTTCACACAAGAATCTATTAATTCTAGGAACTCTAAAAATGAATCTAAAACTCTACAACATTGTGCAATATTGGTTGGTCTGATTTCTGAGATGAGATGAAATTCACAACAAAATATCCCGGCAAAGAAATGCGGTGCATTTGGAAACTCGGGATAAGGGAAGGAAGTGTTTTGAATCTAAATCTAGAAATATTCTAATCATAAAGCAAGAAGTACCTTTTCAGAGGAGGGTATAAACTGCAAATGTACAGGCAACATGCAATTGATGACTAGGTAAATCCACACGCAAACTTAAATGCAATCGACATTCAAAAATATTTGGGTTGGTGTGATACTATTTGAAAGTGTTTTCTATACAAATAAATGAACTGAATTTATAACCACAAAAAGTGTGTTTTTCTGAAATTTCCTAAAACAACTTTAGTTAAAAAAGGGTTTTGTATGAAGAAATCCTTGGATTGAGGATTCAGCATGCAGGGGACACATCCTACACACAAATGTATCAGGGGATACTCTCTCTTCACTTCTATAAGGTCAGTAGAATTTGGGAAATCAGCATCACTAAGTTTTCGTTGGTCACAATTTCTTAAGACAGAGCGATAAATATGTTATCAAAGCAAGGTCTGgtattttcagacatttttcttCAGCAATAAAGACAAACGAGTGACTTGACATGAGGATTTGCCACTGACCTCACATTAATGAAAGTAGAGTCATATAGACAAGGTAACAGGCAAAGAATGCCAGGCATTTCAAACTCTAAAATGACCGTATTTGTAACTACCCATTCATGCCTATGTATGACAGCTACACCTCAGGCACCTAAATCTATATTTCAATCATACACAATGTAGCACAAAATCATGAGGACATAGCAAACTCGATGAAGACATAAAATTTCTGTTGCACATGCAGACACTCTTGGTTAATAAGCTCAAGACTAGTATACAGACCGACTTCCAGCAAAAGCAATGACTCTAAGTTTCTCCTTGTGTGCACCACAGTGGTTTACAGCGATGCACCATTTTAGGCCCACTGATAAGATTCTGTATTAATTGAAGAACATTTTGTAAATGTTTCAGAATTGGGAAAAACAACAGCTGGCCTATATCTCGTCGAAGTCATTGCAACTGCTGGAAATCAGCATCCAAAACACCAAATTAGTTGAGAAACATCTTTAGATATTAAAATGTCATACGTAGTGAGTTTGTCGCACTGAAATAGTAATAGGTTACATTCTACAGACAACAGCATTACAACCGATCAGTCAACCCTAAAATTACTCGAGACGAAAATCTCTGAGAGCAAGAACATTTCATTGTTATGGTTGTTTATCAATCACGCAGACCTCTCACTCATCACCACCAAAACCTCACAAAAGGTTTAAAAATATCTTTCAAAAGGAGCCAAACCAAAATGTGTATATAAGCATAAGACTGTGTGACAAGTTGGCATTGTGACCTTGCTCTaactttttcagaaatttgattTCCCTCATGATGAGGACAGAATTTGTAGGGGCAATATTCAACTTACACCATCGAACAAAAGCCATTAAGGAAAGAGCACCACAGCATTACGATATCAACAGGTGGGAATTAAGGTTGatactaaaataaaaccagCTACCTACAGAATACATCAAAGGAGGTGTTAAGTAAGGTGATAAGCATACCTCAGAGCACACGTTTACAACAACCTATGCATTCTCATATACGTTttgatcagaaacaaaatctgcttTAGCCAGCATACTTGGAAACTGGACAAGTGGACCAGCGAACACAACACCTCTGAGGGTTCCTTACTCCCACTACCCTTGGTCCCTGTTCCCTCTAGCAAATTTGAGAACTTTGATGCTGTGGGTACCATTTGAATACAGCCCTCCCGATCTCTCAACAAATTCTTCAGGTTTGTTAATCATTTGTCCTAAATAAAACTGTTAAAGGACCACTTTGGTTCGCCCCGATGAGGAGGAGGCACATGGCTGGTTAGTTCGTGGGCCAACTTATAATACCTACGCTGAATTTATGGACCGGCTGTGGCTGGACTCCTGGTATATCCGGTCTCTCGCACAGCATCCCACCGTGTTCAATGTACCGGACACCGTTGATTGAACACTGCCGGAACTGCATGTCGTTTTCCGTCAGTGTGCCGGTTTTATCAGTAAATAGGTATTCAACCTGAAATAGAAGGAGAGATATTGTTTAGCGTAAGTCTTTGAAgccaaaaaaagacaaaatggtTTATTTCCACAGATAGTATACAGCCCACAGACAATAAGCCTTGGACAATCCAACCCCAGGTAATTCGTCTCTAGAATATTCACCCTCTGGGGGGAATTCACCATCAGAGAATTGGTcccaattttttcttcttttgtcattttgcccatccccccgaccaaaaagctagctatcAATCCCCTGCCTATGCCCACATTCTTCCTTACCTGGCCCAGCTCTTCATTGAGATCTGATGTATTGGCTTTAGCAGGCTGGTTGATTTGAGCATCATACATTTCAATGTCCCAACCAAAAAACATTGAACCGAAAAACTTTTGTAATTCTGAAACAGAAAAGGCACGTTGAATGTCCTCACATGtcaaaaaatcattatttacaGGTCACAAGTTCTACTTCACCGAGAGTCTAAAGCTGGGAGGATAATTGTACCAGGACTTTAACTGTACCACCTTACAAATGTACCTTATACATTTTTACTACTCACCTATGGAGACATACAATGATATAGGAATAATGTAGTTGAACAAAGTGAGAAAGGCAAAGATGTCTCCTATCACAGTGTGAACCTGAAACAAAAAACATAGAACCCATCATAATCACACACAATTCTTTGGATATATTTGACTGTCCCTTAAAAACCATCCTGATTCATCTAGGAATACAATCTGAGTTCTCCCTGGggtcgaacccgggccctaatGCATGGTAGCCAGAAGTctcaaccactaggctatgaggccaCACCAGTCCTGTTTACTGTTTACTGTCCGTTTACATCTCCAAGAAACCAATACTGCTTTAGAGAGGGGACGGGAAACGTCTCATAACACACTACAAAAGATTTACGGAAAGATGATAAACAGACTTACTAAACAAAGGATATGCCATCCACCCCTACATTTATGATTAACAATGCAAATAAACCCGACTGCGTCTATCCTCTATGCTTACATTAATATCTTTATGGGGCGGTTGGTACCACGGCCGGGGCTGTTGGATATAATAATACTGTAGGCCGGTACAAACCGCTACTTCGATAGCGAGTAGAATGAGGAAGGCGATGAGGAATTGATTGAGGCGACGCTCCACGCGGGAAAACTTGCTGCGTTTGAACTTCGAGTTCAAGGCCATCTTGGTTTCTTGGCCAGTGTAGATTGCACTAcctagaaatatatgaaaaaaatgAGTGCTAAAAGTCAAGATTTAGTCGATTTGAGCATTTCAATCTATCTGCTTAGTTCCCcgactggtcgagttcaagtcaGCACCTTCtggggttgctccttgaaacccccaattgatttctgtggagaccgggataataatatgatatccccaagcgctttgagcggccagttgatggttggatactgcgctatataagactcgtattattattatattatctCACCTGCTGTCTTCATTTGGTACATGTGATGTTTTGCTTCAAAACAGCTTCACTAGCAGTTCTACAGAAATTACTTTGAGGACAGAAATATACAAACACAATGCATGTGGCAAACCTACCAAATATAAAAGGTGTATTTTTCAGCATGGCTCCTCGGAGAAGGACATTTTCTGGACCTAACGGACGGACTATCGGTGCTCCACCAGAGGTGGTGTCGTATAAAGTAATTCTGCCGATGAATTTGTATAAATCTGTTATTGGCTGCTGACATTCTATCTTGGCTCGGAGATCAGTTAACGCTTCAACATTTTGATATTGGCGGGTTTCTGGAATGCAGTTGAAGGTCTGGAAGAAGAGAAAGGAATAAGGTTTTGCATACACTGTGCATTCTTTGAACACTTGATGTACCTGTTATATTGAAATTCAAATATCCACTACCCAGTTAAACCACCATATTATGACGGATAGTCCTTGGACTGACAAATTCTGTTCCTTCGGTTGGTTACCAAAATTATCCATCACACAGGATGTCCTTgatacagaggttgtccttcagaTAGAGGTGTCCTTAAACAGAGGTTCCATAGCACTTACTTTTAGGTTTGTTTCACCATCAAGGTTAGCAGTGGTGATGGAACAATCACCTTCGTTGTCATGGGACGATAACAATACAAGATCACAGGGAAAGCCTTGATTCATTTGGACACGCACAATATCACCAACCTGGAGAACATAGAACATAGGATGTTAATAACACAAGATCACAGGGAGAGCCTTGATCATTTGGACACGGACAACACAGAGAAAGAGCCCAAGCCCAAGTGGGTAAGCCCAAGTGGGTAAGCCCAAGTGGGTAAGCCCAAGTGGGTAAGCCCAAGTGGGTAAGCCCAAGTGGGTAAGCCCAAGTGGGTAAGCCCAAGTGGGTAAGCCCAAGTGGGTAAGCCCAAGTGGGTAAGCCCAAGTGGGTAAGCCCAAGTGGGTAAGCCCAAGTGGGTAAGCCCAAGTGGGTAAGCCCAAGTGGGTAAGCCCAAGTGGGTAAGCCCAAGTGGGTAAGCCCAAGTGGGTAAGCCCAAGTGGGTAAGCCCAAGTGGGTAAGCCCAAGTGGGTAAGCCCAGCTGAAAAGCTTCCCATATGCCGATATGTGTCACGAGGCTCCTAATGGGTCACTGACAAAGGATATGAACGTCTGCCACACAACTGTGGTTGTTGTGGTCAGGGGGGGCAGAAAGAATTGGATCCAACAACAAAGCCAGACTAGCATTCGTCGTGGGCACTGAATCAGGCAACGTCAGAGGCAATGAGCCTAATACGTGTATCATATTTATCTTACTTTTATTTCCATAGATTTGACAGCCATCAACTCGCCGTTTCTGACCACATATGCTTGACGATTGTTGACCTCTTTGTCGGCCGTGTGTCGTAGCCAATCTTCGTAGCCCTGAAAAACAATTTGTAGGTTTCATTTCACAAGAACTGCCTAGATTTATCCCTGGCCTATTACTGTACTGTCATAATCAGAAATTGGATTTTAAGGGTTGactataggcaccaccattttggcaagaacttgaaatcctaaagtaatACTTGATTCCTCCTAAATGAAGTGAGTGCCAATTTCAATGGGCGTTTATGGgtcaaaaatcaacaaaaaaaatcaaaaatattcataTCATTTGTAGTTTGTACTAAAACCACAATTCCATTGTCAATCTCTGTGGGTTGAGATAAATCAATGATACAGCTAATCTCCTATCCCCTTGGATAATTCATTGGCTATTCTACAACGTTGCAGACGCAAACAGTTTGCTAACTGTCAACACACAGGTATTGAATCACTAGTCGTACCATACCCGATTGATTGAGGAACGCTATGCATTATCACGGCTGATATTGATGGACTGACCAGCATAGCTGTGTGTGCAAACTGTCAGCTCAGATTATAGCGTGGGCATGCAGGTCTTGGATGTTACAGGCATTATATCGCATTAGTTTTAGGGCAGGTTCTCAAATATTTATCTGATGATTGAGGTATGATATGTTTGCAGGACATTTTTGACACTGCCAAAGATGGTTGAATTCGAAGAAATTTCAGGCTGTAGCTCTGACTGGGTATTAACTTATTCGGTTGTAGACCAGGATAAAGTTTGAAGTCAGATGAGGACATAGTCAATATTTGACTATCATGTGTGGGGAGTTCCACTATATACTGTACCTGTTTGATGGCGGTGACTGACAAGACGAATACTAAGGGGAGGATACTGGTGGCGGGACTCACTGGACTGTCGATCAGGAACTGAAAGACAGAAGACATAAAGTTTTAAAACGGTCCAGTTTATGGAATTTGAGGGGTTAAAAAGGCTTTTGAAagtacagtataacctctcttagcagacacctctctattaaggacactggttttggtcccaaactggttgtttccattcaatttgaactctctaatcaggacacctctctattaaggacagcacttgtcagtcccaagggtgtccttaatagagaggttctactgtacttttccAGAGGTCTAATGAATACAACAAAATATAAGCACTGAAAGCTGCACTTGATGACCTTCCAACTGCACCAACCACAAATGATGCAGTGTTTTCAGTCAAAACATTTTATTGGACTACAAAACTCATTGCCGATTACATCTTCTGGTCTCCAGCTGTTATATTTCTTTAACAGTCAACACATCAGCTGATTAACCGCCCTTGACTTTGGTCTTAACTTCCGCAATGAGGGCCAAGCATGTCAACCACAATTCTTTAAAGGAACTTCCCCATAGGGTGCTTGGGTGTCTCCTGTACTAGGGAGTATAATACAATAGTGACATAAATAGGTAAATAAACACTTAAAAACCTCTTGTCCCCACTTCTGCACTCTCATGAAATTATCAACTTCACgatgttttgaacaaataatTGCGTTGAAATTGGcccttcaaacatgtcaaactcaAATAACTCTGGTACCCTCGGAGCTCTTCTCCACACCCACCCATAGACTAAATAAACCATGCTCTGCACGATATTAATTTACAACACCATGTAAGGCTCGATCACCATGGGTGTGGTTTATCCACACAGCATGGCATTGTACACGTTTCAATGCTAACGTAACTGTAGTACAGCTTTTTTATTAGCCTCAATCGATGGACAATTTGTGCTTTATTAGCGGAGTGAATCAGGTTTCTTCTGTGATCATGTTGGTTAGCAGGAGACAGTGAATGTCGTTAATGCTGATTTGGTGATCTGCTGATTTGGAAGTTATGGAAGTAGGATTTGTCCAGTGagcattataataataataataaagttaaatttataaagcgctgtttccatttgaaaatgttcaaaagcgctccccactatagttgacagtcattagaaatgttttctgaaaagctcAGTTTTTAGAGCCTTCCTGAACTTGTTCAGAGTGTCCTCCTGGCGTAGGCCTTGGCCGAGAGAGTTCCAAGCCAATGCGGCCGCTGAGCTGAAAACTCGAGCTTTGGAACCGCATTACATGCATTAGGTGTGGTGATAATTTTTTGTGAACAGTTTCTGACTTAGCTATTAATTAGTAATTTATTACCACCACCCACGATCAATTAACACGTATTCACAATCATAATAGCATTATTGGTCTAGATAACTGATACAAAACTGAGTCCTGACAACTAAAACGATAATAGCCACTAGCTGTGCTAACAAGTAGCGGCTACTCCAGTGTGGCTCGATACATAACGTTCCCAGTCCCGACAATTTCTGAACTGATAATAAATAGCCACTAGCTGTGCTAACAAACAGCGGCTACTCCAGCCAGGTCGATACCTAACGTTTTGCATGAATTTTTCATAAGGTGTTCCCAGGCAAAAAATGTAAATCAATCTCCATTGGGAACAACACTGCAGGGACAATATGCAGAACATTTACAACTGACTTTGAGTTGTCCTGGAGTGGAACATTTGATGACCATAGTGATTGTCTTTTACAAGTTCTTTTTGGGGAGGTCGCTTTTTAAAACCAATCCAGGTACACACATCCACGTCCCGGTTCTAGCCGGCTCCCTGATGGCCCAGCTCCAGGTATTCTTCAAGAAACAAAACACGTCCTCTCACTCTCCATGCAGTCTCAGTAGCAAAGTTGGCGCCGAAAGTTGATTCTTACCATGATAATGCCCATGCAACAGAAGTAAAAGTTGGCAATTCGTTGGAGCTGCTCGAACAAGTTCTTTGGGAGGAAGTTCCATGCTGTGTACTAAAACAAGAAAAGGATCATCGCTAAATGTTTTTATTATAACAAGTTATGAGAAAACCTCagacttaaagtgatactatgatgtgatttacaactttgcggaaatacgtccgtttttaattgttgatcacaaatgtaaagctcaaattttccatttttgattagatttattataaaatcgctgaatgtaaaccaccgcgaccgcgaaaatgtccatgttatgacgtcatcaacgaaaacggcatcgaagtgagccgtccgggcgggattaaaccatcaatttctagaaaatgtgcatttcgattcgaaaaccttaccgatttattagaaagtgacgtagtcatttgtcaaaaacagctaaaacgttatatggtgaaatttgacacgagttaccctttaatgatgactcatacatgtagacatcaatcaaatatttatcatgccATCTCCATAGTTCTGTACTTTGGAAAGCATGTCTCTTCTCAAGATGATCTCACTGATAATAATATTACGTGTCCATATATTGGAATGACCCACATGTTTATTGATTCAAGAATAGAATAACAACAATGATTTTTTGGTAAATAGCACAACACAGACCAGGAAGACACAGGTGTTTACCTACACAGGTGTTCTAcctgcatacatgtatcaccaaATTCACAAGTTAAAAAACTCAAGTCTTTcactacaacatgtacaatcacTTTTTCAAATGGTCCGTAGAAGTCATCCCACCACACCGCAGACTGGCATTCATTATCACAGCCACCATCCCATGCAACAGAGGGACCTTAAAGGTCTGTCTAGGATTGAAATGAAGTCTTCCCTCAGGACAACTGACAAGCTTGCACCATCGGACTAAAAGCCCAATGATAGTCCCCAACTGAAGCAAACGTTGATGAATCCATGCAATCAATCACTAAAACTGACTGGGCGAATTGAGTGTAAATTGTTTGCTTTCAGTTTGTGATTGCGTTGCCTAGGGAACCATTCATCTATCAAAGTAAAGACAACTGGGCCGTCTGGAAAAGTACAAAACGACTCTAAACTATTAACACCTGACAATGTACCAATGGTCCTTTGGTTAGAAAGAGGTATGAGACAGGGCCACCCTATCCAGTTCCTAAACAATTTATTATTCAGTCGCCAAGCAACTGATCAACTGATGGAGTATTTAACCACATCCAGATGTCAGTAGAGACTCCTAAAAACCAGCTTTAGGAAAATCCATGTTTACATGCAATCGTGACTATACCATCCTGCATCTCGGGACGCGATGCATTTGTACTGGATAAATCAAGACATGACAATGTGTAATTC includes the following:
- the LOC135494454 gene encoding phospholipid-transporting ATPase IF-like isoform X1, giving the protein MGSFIFRALEKCFKSMPCCRKPPRPENRTIFVGNQAPLDEEVLIPETFVPNHIITSKYTAWNFLPKNLFEQLQRIANFYFCCMGIIMFLIDSPVSPATSILPLVFVLSVTAIKQGYEDWLRHTADKEVNNRQAYVVRNGELMAVKSMEIKVGDIVRVQMNQGFPCDLVLLSSHDNEGDCSITTANLDGETNLKTFNCIPETRQYQNVEALTDLRAKIECQQPITDLYKFIGRITLYDTTSGGAPIVRPLGPENVLLRGAMLKNTPFIFGSAIYTGQETKMALNSKFKRSKFSRVERRLNQFLIAFLILLAIEVAVCTGLQYYYIQQPRPWYQPPHKDINVHTVIGDIFAFLTLFNYIIPISLYVSIELQKFFGSMFFGWDIEMYDAQINQPAKANTSDLNEELGQVEYLFTDKTGTLTENDMQFRQCSINGVRYIEHGGMLCERPDIPGVQPQPVHKFSDEIMEFLEVLVLCHTVRVDRQEVVQNGTSYGQNPAGQGMEYEYQASSPDEKAFVEACRRYGIVFHGTKDTEHVVSFKEDTRRYKVLYVLDFDANRKCMSVIIQNPDGEIILLCKGAESSLLQRCTSGTKEATLHHVNEYAMVGLRTLVIAHRRLSPDEFEHFNEKLTEAKKTLENREKKLSEIYDEVEQNLHLLGATAVEDRLQDGVPMTIQALRRAGIKVWVLTGDKEETAVNISYSAGHFKQGMVELRLTKQENALECEQLLKQFQMKMSDAGGIVEHVLVIDGISLAHVLHDYGDLFLTVCQKCMAVLCCRMTPLQKAEVVRLVKHSKAQPVTAAIGDGANDVSMIQEADVGLGIMGKEGRQAVRCSDYAFGRFRFLMRAFLVHGHWYYVRLATLVQYFFYKNIAFITAEVYYACFSSFSQQSVYESIYLMFYNTTFTALPILVFGLFEQHISQEALLRKPELYKEIRGNSRLSPMQFLKWNLNGLWHSLVCFFGVYLLFGDEVSISPDGKMYGVWSFGTIVVHAVVFTVNIKLGIEAYFWNPALPIAYFVTCIGFFPLILVYNIVIWPSWLSESLLLRVVDTVLASGIVWLGILLLVVLSLLPDLIMKAVKDTFYTRKIDPRKKHSINKTECSTVALARGQSESSEFSLLKFDPPAQFPGPTYGDGSIEVYL
- the LOC135494454 gene encoding phospholipid-transporting ATPase IF-like isoform X5, coding for MGSFIFRALEKCFKSMPCCRKPPRPENRTIFVGNQAPLDEEVLIPETFVPNHIITSKYTAWNFLPKNLFEQLQRIANFYFCCMGIIMFLIDSPVSPATSILPLVFVLSVTAIKQGYEDWLRHTADKEVNNRQAYVVRNGELMAVKSMEIKVGDIVRVQMNQGFPCDLVLLSSHDNEGDCSITTANLDGETNLKTFNCIPETRQYQNVEALTDLRAKIECQQPITDLYKFIGRITLYDTTSGGAPIVRPLGPENVLLRGAMLKNTPFIFGSAIYTGQETKMALNSKFKRSKFSRVERRLNQFLIAFLILLAIEVAVCTGLQYYYIQQPRPWYQPPHKDINVHTVIGDIFAFLTLFNYIIPISLYVSIELQKFFGSMFFGWDIEMYDAQINQPAKANTSDLNEELGQVEYLFTDKTGTLTENDMQFRQCSINGVRYIEHGGMLCERPDIPGVQPQPVHKFSDEIMEFLEVLVLCHTVRVDRQEVVQNGTSYGQNPAGQGMEYEYQASSPDEKAFVEACRRYGIVFHGTKDTEHVVSFKEDTRRYKVLYVLDFDANRKCMSVIIQNPDGEIILLCKGAESSLLQRCTSGTKEATLHHVNEYAMVGLRTLVIAHRRLSPDEFEHFNEKLTEAKKTLENREKKLSEIYDEVEQNLHLLGATAVEDRLQDGVPMTIQALRRAGIKVWVLTGDKEETAVNISYSAGHFKQGMVELRLTKQENALECEQLLKQFQMKMSDAGGIVEHVLVIDGISLAHVLHDYGDLFLTVCQKCMAVLCCRMTPLQKAEVVRLVKHSKAQPVTAAIGDGANDVSMIQEADVGLGIMGKEGRQAVRCSDYAFGRFRFLMRAFLVHGHWYYVRLATLVQYFFYKNIAFITAEVYYACFSSFSQQSVYESIYLMFYNTTFTALPILVFGLFEQHISQEALLRKPELYKEIRGNSRLSPMQFLKWNLNGLWHSLVCFFGVYLLFGDEVSISPDGKMYGVWSFGTIVVHAVVFTVNIKLGIEAYFWNPALPIAYFVTCIGFFPLILVYNIVIWPSWLSESLLLRVVDTVLASGIVWLGILLLVVLSLLPDLIMKAVKDTFYTRKIDPRKKHSINKLWFELTCNVRKDYSHNRDLTADEDVPEGSGTI